The Campylobacter concisus sequence TCTATGTTATATCACTAAAAAGAGATGAAAAGCGAAGGCAAAATTTACAAAAACAATTTAACAGATATGATGAATTTAAAATAATAGATGCGGTTGATGCTAAAAATTTTAGTGTCAATGAGTATTACGGCGCCATGATAGATTGCTTGTTAAAATCTTGTGATGAAGATTATAAATTTAAGATACCGCCATTAATTGCGACACCAGGTGAGCTAGCATGCACAATGTCACACATAAAAGCTTATGAGGATTTTTTACAAGGCAACGCGGAATTTACTTTAATATTAGAGGATGATGTTATTGGAAATGACGAATTAATAAATGAGGCCTTTTTGCTATGCAAAGATATAAGTAGTGATAGCATTTTGATATGCGGTGTGCAAGATGGATTAAATAGTAGATTTCGTGCTTTTGGCAAAAAAATAAAAGAAAATTTATATCTTATCTCACCATACTCATACGCTAGTATATATAGAACGGCTGCTTACATTCTAACAAGAAAGAGTGCAAAAGCTCTACTTGATTTTTACAAAGATGGCCTTTACGGAGCCGATAAATGGGAGGCAATCTTAAAAAACACTGATATAAAAATGTACTTTAGCAACATCTTTTCTCATCCAGAGGAGCTAGGCTACTCTAGCTTGGAAAACCAAAGAAAGCAAAAAGAGAAGATAAATTCTCTTTTTAAAAAATATAATAAAAATTTCTCATACAAGGTTTCAAGATTCTACGAGAAGCATATAGTAAAAAATGAGAAAATTTTTACCAAATAATTTAGCCCACTAGGACCTTATAGCCGCGTAAATCGAGCCTAAAATATCATTTTGATATATAAACATAGTCTTTTTTAGCCATTTTTCATCACGTTTTGTAACAATGCGTTTTATCTCTTCAAGGTTGCCATCAGCCTTGTTTATACCACGTTTTGTAGTGAAAAATGCGCTATATCCGTGCTTTTTAGCAGAACTTAGGTATTCATCACTATATTTGCCTCTTGGCCAGCAAAGTGCCTCATCATCAAAGCCAAAGTTTTTCTTCATAAACTCACGGCAAAGACCAAATTCCTCGTCTAGGCTCAGCTGCCCAAAATATCCATCAAAATGGCCATGTGTATGTGAGTGAAAGTAAAAACAATCACTCATTTTCTCGATCTGCTCTAAATTTAATATCACATCTTGCGGCCTGCTTGGAGCAAGCCTCTTGCACTCGTTGTGATCAACATTTAAAAAGTTAGCAGGCCTCATCTCGTGTGCCTTTTGTGCCGCTTCTATCCAGCCAGTAATTATAAAAATATTTGCCTTTAGCCCAAATTCCTTCACAATAGGATAGGCGTAAATGTAGTTATCCATCCAGCCATCATCAAATGTTATGCAAACGCTCTTTTTAGGCACCTCAAGCTCGCCCTTTTTGTACGCGATAAATTCATTTACGCTTAGAGTTTTATAACCATTTTCGGCTAAGAATTTCATATGCGATCTAAACTCATCCACGCTACTAGCGATAAAGCCGCTCTTTTCAAGCACGTGGTGATACATCAAAACCGTTACGCTCATTTTACAAGTTCCATATATAAATTTTGTGTATTTTCTATCATTTTTTCGATACTAAATGTCTCTTTTACGTACTTTCTGCCAAACTCGCCCATCTGTTTTCTTAAATTTTCATCCAAAATGAGCTTTTCAAGCACCTTTTTTAACCCCTCTTTATCGCCATTTTGAAATAAAAATCCACTCTTACCATCGCTCACAGCCTCACCAAGTCCGCCCACATCGCTTCCAATAGTAGCAAGCTTGCACGAAGACGCCTCAAGTAGCGCTCCGCCGATAGCCTCCATGTCTGAAGGTAACACACAGATATCAAGTGAGCCCAAAAAATCGCTCACATCGGTTCTGTTGCCGAGCATAAAGATATTTTTTTTATCTTTTATATACTCTTTTAGGTTCTCATTTTGAGGGCCGTCACCTACGATGAAAAGGGCTGACTTTTCTAAATTTAGCTCACTAAAAGCATCGATTAAGAGCTTGTGGTTTTTAGCAGCCCTTAGCACTGCCACAATACAAATGCCTACTACATCGTCACTTAGGCCAAATTCTTTTTTCATATTTATCTTAAATTCTGGTGTGTACTTTTGCGTATCGATACCTGTATAAATTTTGACGACTTTTTCTTTTTTCACGCCTCTTTTTATAAGATCCTCGCATACTGAGTCGCACACGCCGACTACTTTTGTACTTAGATTATAAGGCAAAGGCGATGTTATAGGCAGCTGTAAATGCCTAGTACGAACCACGCTAACGCCACAAATTTTACCCACAATCGC is a genomic window containing:
- a CDS encoding glycosyltransferase family 4 protein, with the translated sequence MINILELESSLGFGGQEHRTQRVINGLDKSKFKVFYGLNPGSKSFEKQIECEFVEFNLKKSFNIFEILKICKFVKQNNIKIISTHSGKDGAIGAIVGKICGVSVVRTRHLQLPITSPLPYNLSTKVVGVCDSVCEDLIKRGVKKEKVVKIYTGIDTQKYTPEFKINMKKEFGLSDDVVGICIVAVLRAAKNHKLLIDAFSELNLEKSALFIVGDGPQNENLKEYIKDKKNIFMLGNRTDVSDFLGSLDICVLPSDMEAIGGALLEASSCKLATIGSDVGGLGEAVSDGKSGFLFQNGDKEGLKKVLEKLILDENLRKQMGEFGRKYVKETFSIEKMIENTQNLYMELVK
- a CDS encoding polysaccharide deacetylase family protein, which encodes MSVTVLMYHHVLEKSGFIASSVDEFRSHMKFLAENGYKTLSVNEFIAYKKGELEVPKKSVCITFDDGWMDNYIYAYPIVKEFGLKANIFIITGWIEAAQKAHEMRPANFLNVDHNECKRLAPSRPQDVILNLEQIEKMSDCFYFHSHTHGHFDGYFGQLSLDEEFGLCREFMKKNFGFDDEALCWPRGKYSDEYLSSAKKHGYSAFFTTKRGINKADGNLEEIKRIVTKRDEKWLKKTMFIYQNDILGSIYAAIRS
- a CDS encoding glycosyltransferase family 25 protein — encoded protein: MNYPIYVISLKRDEKRRQNLQKQFNRYDEFKIIDAVDAKNFSVNEYYGAMIDCLLKSCDEDYKFKIPPLIATPGELACTMSHIKAYEDFLQGNAEFTLILEDDVIGNDELINEAFLLCKDISSDSILICGVQDGLNSRFRAFGKKIKENLYLISPYSYASIYRTAAYILTRKSAKALLDFYKDGLYGADKWEAILKNTDIKMYFSNIFSHPEELGYSSLENQRKQKEKINSLFKKYNKNFSYKVSRFYEKHIVKNEKIFTK